One Solanum pennellii chromosome 10, SPENNV200 genomic region harbors:
- the LOC114074476 gene encoding F-box/kelch-repeat protein At3g23880-like encodes MNSDQFGQETMFCCLLPGDIVIEILIRLPVKSLSRFKCVSKPFCSLIKNPNFISKHYAKITQETPPHILIMGRHHKTLEVTLRLINSLTIHRDIITPPLHFHVPFGMTSEKTRIVGSANGLICLNLNNHNGVAIVIWNPAIKKFKPIPKSPYVSTLGKLTITDLGFGYNPRNNDYMIVRLLNVATSRRKYEVEVYTLSTNSWRKITSDGRVLLVIRPFWKPMAPGMIVVKGVAYWVGVEVRNEEMCSVVVSLEMNSEELKFISPPIEHHGIVVDLREAITLRLFNLNETLALIYSTNLEKVDIWMNNGFDLWVLDDKIMSWSKKFKVEPIQGFLLESGFWENSKAMVAHERKEMCYDENGDYVYTKGETKLYLYDVINGDFDIIENHELRAPFQGYSYLESLVDVNGGIHVTNEVDLSKFLDFDPLLF; translated from the coding sequence ATGAATTCAGATCAATTTGGTCAAGAAACAATGTTTTGTTGCCTTCTTCCGGGGGACATTGTCATCGAGATTCTCATAAGGCTTCCAGTAAAGTCGTTGTCACGATTCAAATGTGTATCAAAACCCTTTTGTTCTTTAATCAAGAACCCTAATTTTATCTCCAAACATTACGCGAAAATTACTCAAGAAACACCACCCCATATCCTAATTATGGGTCGTCATCATAAAACTCTTGAAGTAACGTTACGTTTGATTAATTCCCTAACTATACATCGCGATATCATTACACCTCCTCTTCATTTCCACGTGCCATTTGGCATGACATCTGAAAAAACAAGAATAGTTGGCTCAGCCAACGGTTTAATAtgtctgaatctgaataatcATAATGGTGTGGCGATTGTTATATGGAATCCAgctattaaaaaattcaaaccaaTTCCAAAATCTCCATATGTGTCAACCCTAGGTAAACTCACTATAACGGATTTAGGGTTTGGTTATAACCCTAGAAACAACGATTACATGATCGTTAGACTCCTAAACGTTGCTACGTCTAGGAGGAAGTATGAGGTAGAAGTTTACACGTTGAGTACGAATTCTTGGAGAAAAATAACTAGTGATGGACGCGTTTTACTAGTTATACGACCATTCTGGAAGCCAATGGCTCCCGGAATGATCGTAGTAAAAGGTGTAGCTTATTGGGTAGGAGTTGAAGTTAGAAATGAAGAAATGTGTAGCGTTGTTGTTTCATTAGAAATGAATAGTGAGGAATTGAAATTTATTTCACCGCCAATTGAACATCATGGTATTGTGGTTGACCTAAGGGAAGCAATAACCCTAAgactatttaatttaaatgaaaCATTGGCTTTGATTTATTCAACAAATCTTGAAAAAGTTGATATATGGATGAATAATGGGTTTGATTTATGGGTGTTGGATGATAAAATAATGAGTTGGAGTAAAAAGTTTAAAGTTGAACCTATTCAAGGGTTTTTATTAGAAAGTGGATTTTGGGAAAATTCAAAGGCAATGGTTGCACACGAGAGAAAAGAAATGTGTTATGATGAAAATGGAGATTATGTTTATACAAAAGGTGAGactaaattatatttgtatgatgttattaatggtgattttgatattattgaaAATCATGAACTACGTGCACCATTTCAAGGTTATAGTTATTTGGAGAGTTTAGTGGATGTGAATGGAGGTATTCATGTTACAAATGAGGTTGATTTGTCTaagtttttggattttgatccttTACTTTTTTGA